A single genomic interval of Melanotaenia boesemani isolate fMelBoe1 chromosome 4, fMelBoe1.pri, whole genome shotgun sequence harbors:
- the LOC121638669 gene encoding perforin-1-like, whose product MARLWEFLLMCWVWSPLSLSSTVSFIGSSQECEKAHFVPGYNLGGEGFDIVSMERKGAYVIDTETWNLGNGTCRMYRNTYMNREIQKVPVSVVDWRVLPQCNLKVSSTLYDSVETLVNDSTSSVSNDWKIGLDVRVDPSVTVGVGLGGSHSRASKFGMKKSKQDRYTFVQHSVNCVYYGYRLRTNPPLSHEFLSAVNSLPPYCISNSLPYRNLIDTYGTHYITQVSLGGEIKALTSFKTCMASMNGLTATEVSDCLTVEASVKVNTSSVNATTKHCQDLKKKLNSEQSFSSAFSERETQVIGGDIDGDVLFQGPSSTCSKWLNSLKSTPDVVRYNLKPLHTILLDNHHAKMGLKQEVEQYIKKNAVLKKCSESCQIGHRSNKRDPCACVCNSNQNLRSNCCPAGKGLATLKVFGLYAENLYGDMWTETDGSVEVKYGNQIKRTIIISNNDNPQWPETFEFGPVVINMANKLQFAVYDEDSYWNSDLLGECSFQLRSGRVTDSCMFDHGTFFFSYLVECAPSLGGGQCQEYIPSPMNPSLAEVFYTRNGVLLGESRPSVS is encoded by the exons ATGGCAAGACTCTGGGAGTTCCTGTTAATGTGCTGGGTGTGGAGTCCTCTGAGTCTCTCATCCACAGTGAGCTTCATCGGTTCATCCCAGGAGTGTGAGAAGGCTCACTTTGTCCCAGGTTATAACCTCGGAGGAGAAGGCTTTGACATCGTCTCAATGGAGAGGAAAGGCGCCTACGTCATCGACACTGAAACATGGAATCTTGGAAACGGCACATGCAGAATGTACAGAAACACCTACATGAACAGAGAGATCCAGAAGGTCCCAGTTTCTGTGGTGGACTGGAGAGTCCTCCCCCAGTGCAACTTGAAGGTTTCCAGTACTCTCTACGATTCTGTTGAAACTCTCGTCAATGATTCCACATCATCGGTCTCCAATGATTGGAAAATTGGTCTTGATGTCCGTGTGGACCCTTCAGTCACTGTTGGTGTTGGTCTTGGAGGTTCCCACTCCAGGGCTTCTAAATTTGGTATGAAAAAGTCCAAACAAGACCGCTACACCTTTGTTCAGCATTCTGTTAACTGTGTCTACTACGG GTACAGACTGAGAACAAATCCTCCGCTGAGCCATGAATTTCTATCAGCTGTGAACTCTCTTCCTCCTTATTGCATCTCCAATTCGCTACCTTATCGCAATCTGATCGACACCTATGGCACACATTACATAACACAGGTGTCTCTAGGTGGAGAAATAAAAGCGCTGACTTCTTTCAAGACCTGCATGGCATCCATGAATGGACTGACGGCAACAGAAGTTAGTGATTGTTTGACAGTTGAGGCCTCTGTTAAGGTAAATACTAGCAGTGTAAATGCCACGACCAAACACTGTCAGGAcctgaaaaagaaactgaactCTGAACAAAGTTTCAGCTCTGCATTTAGTGAGCGTGAAACACAAGTCATTGGAGGAGATATTGATGGAGATGTACTCTTTCAAGGCCCATCTAGCACTTGCAGCAAATGGCTCAACTCACTGAAAAGCACCCCTGATGTGGTCCGGTACAACTTAAAGCCCCTGCACACCATACTGCTTGATAATCACCATGCCAAGATGGGACTGAAGCAAGAGGTGGAGCAGTACATCAAGAAAAATGCAGTGCTGAAGAAATGCTCTGAATCCTGTCAGATTGGACACAGATCCAACAAAAGAGATCCATGTGCTTGTGTCTGTAACAGTAACCAGAATCTCAGGTCAAACTGCTGCCCTGCTGGGAAAGGTCTTGCAACATTAAAGGTGTTCGGTCTTTATGCAGAGAATCTGTATGGTGacatgtggacagagacagatggtTCAGTTGAGGTTAAATATGGCAACCAGATAAAGCGCACAATTATCATCAGTAACAATGACAACCCTCAATGGCCAGAAACATTTGAATTTGGACCCGTAGTCATCAACATGGCAAACAAACTTCAATTTGCTGTTTATGATGAGGATTCCTACTGGAACAGTGATCTGCTCGGTGAATGTTCATTTCAGCTGCGTAGTGGGCGAGTGACAGACAGCTGCATGTTTGATCATGGTACCTTCTTCTTTTCCTACTTAGTGGAGTGTGCTCCAAGTCTTGGTGGTGGTCAGTGTCAGGAGTACATTCCTTCACCCATGAATCCCTCTTTGGCTGAAGTTTTCTACACCAGAAATGGTGTCCTGCTTGGAGAATCAAGACCATCTGTCAGCTGA
- the LOC121638667 gene encoding perforin-1-like: MARLWELLLMCWVWSPLSLSSTVSFIGSSQECEKANFVPGYNLGGEGFDIVSVERKGAYVIDTETWNLGNGTCRMYRNTYMNREIQKVPVSVVDWRVLPKCSLKVSSTLYDSVETLVNDSTSSVSNDWKIGLDVPVNPSATVGVGLGGSHSRASEFGMTKSKQDRYTFVQHSVNCVFYGYRLTTNPPLSHEFLSAVNSLPPYSIASSLPYRNLIDTYGTHYITQVSLGGEIKALTSFKTCMASMNGLTATEVGDCLTVEASVNVVNTGSVNAMTKHCQDKKKKLNSGQSFSSEFSERETQVSGGDIDGDLLFQGPSSTCSKWLNSLKSTPDVVRYNLKPLHTILPDNHHAKMGLKREVEQYIKKNAVLKKCSESCQIGHRSNKRDPCDCVCNSNQNLRSNCCPAGKGLATLKVFGLYAKNLYGDKWTETDGSVEVKYGNQIKRTIIISNNDNPKWPDTFEFGPVVINMANKLQFTVYDEDSYWDSDLLGECSFQLRSGRVTDSCMFDHGTFFFSYLVECAPSLGGSQCQEYMPSPMNPSLAEVFYTRNGVLLGESRLKFIKSDTGSDRLSAETMRK; this comes from the exons ATGGCGAGACTGTGGGAGCTCCTATTAATGTGCTGGGTGTGGAGTCCTCTGAGTCTCTCATCCACAGTGAGCTTCATCGGTTCATCCCAGGAGTGTGAGAAGGCTAACTTTGTCCCAGGTTATAACCTCGGAGGAGAAGGTTTTGACATCGTCTCAGTGGAGAGGAAAGGCGCCTACGTCATCGACACTGAAACATGGAATCTTGGAAACGGCACATGCAGAATGTACAGAAACACCTACATGAACAGAGAGATCCAGAAGGTCCCAGTTTCTGTGGTGGACTGGAGAGTCCTTCCTAAGTGCAGCTTGAAGGTTTCCAGTACTCTCTACGATTCTGTTGAAACTCTCGTCAATGATTCCACATCATCGGTCTCCAATGATTGGAAAATTGGTCTTGATGTCCCCGTAAACCCTTCAGCCACTGTTGGTGTTGGTCTTGGAGGTTCCCACTCCAGGGCTTCTGAATTTGGTATGACAAAGTCCAAACAAGACCGCTACACCTTTGTTCAGCATTCTGTTAACTGTGTCTTCTACGG GTACAGACTGACAACAAATCCTCCGCTGAGCCATGAATTTCTATCAGCTGTGAACTCTCTTCCTCCTTATTCCATCGCCAGTTCGCTACCTTATCGCAATCTGATCGACACCTATGGCACACATTACATAACACAGGTGTCTCTAGGTGGAGAAATAAAAGCACTGACTTCTTTCAAGACCTGCATGGCATCCATGAATGGACTGACGGCAACAGAAGTTGGTGATTGTTTGACAGTTGAGGCCTCTGTTAACGTTGTAAATACTGGCAGTGTAAATGCCATGACCAAACACTGTcaggacaagaaaaagaaactgaactCTGGACAAAGTTTCAGCTCTGAATTTAGTGAGCGTGAAACACAAGTCAGTGGAGGAGATATTGATGGAGATTTACTCTTTCAAGGCCCATCTAGCACTTGCAGCAAATGGCTCAACTCACTGAAAAGCACCCCTGATGTGGTCCGGTACAACTTAAAGCCCCTGCACACCATACTGCCTGATAATCACCATGCCAAGATGGGACTGAAGCGAGAGGTGGAGCAGTACATCAAGAAAAATGCAGTGCTGAAGAAATGCTCTGAATCCTGTCAGATTGGACACAGATCCAACAAAAGAGATCCATGTGATTGTGTCTGTAACAGTAACCAGAATCTCAGGTCAAACTGCTGCCCTGCTGGGAAAGGTCTTGCAACATTAAAGGTGTTCGGTCTTTATGCAAAAAATCTGTATGGTGACaagtggacagagacagatggtTCAGTTGAGGTTAAATATGGCAACCAGATAAAGCGCACAATTATCATCAGTAACAATGACAACCCTAAATGGCCAGACACATTTGAATTTGGACCCGTAGTCATCAACATGGCAAACAAACTTCAATTTACTGTTTATGATGAGGATTCCTACTGGGACAGTGATCTGCTCGGTGAATGTTCATTTCAGCTGCGTAGTGGGCGAGTGACAGACAGCTGCATGTTTGATCATGGTACCTTCTTCTTTTCCTACTTAGTGGAGTGTGCTCCAAGTCTTGGTGGTAGTCAGTGTCAGGAGTACATGCCTTCACCCATGAACCCCTCTTTGGCTGAAGTTTTCTACACCAGAAATGGTGTCCTTCTTGGAGAATCAAGGCTGAAATTCATCAAGTCAGACACAGGTTCAGACCGTCTGTCTGCTGAAacaatgagaaaataa